From the Solanum lycopersicum chromosome 10, SLM_r2.1 genome, one window contains:
- the LOC101268444 gene encoding uncharacterized protein has product MQGKGGPENSSCKYRGVRQRTWGKWVAEIREPAYISGDNKSKGKRLWLGSFDSADEAAIAYDEAAKVMYGSNATLNFPNYSSNGSITRTSSLELSGQSCVDHEDLVLDGSKNDEIESDLKTSDTPNTDLSYDYVNHGSPACSWNEEDLERYLPKSQNSCVKVETPLTKEDEFVQCLNFNDVSNTKNVNEDVGARLEYMEHCVMDDNCSMEATNVLDTFCLTENHDEAFDFQRFLEESFDFKLNYAEQFDCTYAYNQQIDLQNSETDSEIRSDGIWKEQNLGGFGLDNFGASNSTQPEDNIEDLSMFSSDFDVSSFLNDII; this is encoded by the exons ATGCAAGGCAAAGGTGGTCCTGAGAATTCGAGTTGTAAATACAGAGGAGTTAGGCAGAGGACTTGGGGTAAATGGGTGGCTGAAATTCGCGAGCCTGCTTATATTAGTGGTGATAATAAAAGCAAAGGAAAGCGACTTTGGCTAGGTTCTTTTGATAGTGCTGATGAGGCTGCTATCGCTTATGATGAAGCTGCAAAGGTTATGTATGGATCCAATGCCACACTCAACTTCCCCAATTATTCGAGTAATGGTAGCATTACTCGAACATCTTCACTTGAATTGAGTGGTCAATCGTGTGTTGATCATGAAGATTTAGTGCTTGATGGTTCAAAGAATGATGAAATTGAGTCGGATTTGAAAACATCAGATACACCAAATACAGatttaagttatgattatgttaatcATGGTTCGCCTGCTTGTTCCTGGAATGAAGAGGACTTGGAA AGATATTTACCTAAATCTCAAAATTCTTGTGTTAAAGTTGAGACACCTTTAACGAAAGAAGATGAATTTGTACAATGCCTCAACTTCAACGATGTCTCAAACACAAAAAACGTGAATGAAGATGTTGGTGCGCGTCTAGAATACATGGAGCATTGTGTAATGGATGATAATTGTTCAATGGAAGCAACAAACGTATTAGATACCTTTTGTTTGACAGAGAACCATGATGAAGCTTTCGATTTTCAGAGGTTTTTAGAAGAATCGTTTGATTTCAAGCTAAACTATGCGGAGCAATTTGATTGTACATATGCATACAACCAGCAAATTGACCTCCAGAATTCAGAGACAGATTCCGAGATTCGATCAGATGGGATATGGAAGGAGCAAAACTTGGGTGGTTTCGGATTAGATAACTTTGGAGCAAGCAATAGTACGCAACCAGAGGATAATATCGAAGACTTGTCTATGTTCAGCTCTGATTTTGATGTATCATCCTTTCTTAATGATATTATTTAG
- the LOC104649830 gene encoding protein BRASSINAZOLE-RESISTANT 2-like, producing the protein MGEDKKISGVRGCIKTSRGPWLVHRTAKDGSVVTRFRYPSDRERQKNKQREKNRRRVAHKIFAGLRAHGNYKLPKHADTNDLLMALCKEAGWHVEEDGTIKGKDPVKDLPRLIDVDSAQVSMEDQTKEGDYCKCEDQIKNGEYYCKCEVDMNNVETEKGRPEGSLTSSAFDVNLTLSLSS; encoded by the exons ATGGGGGAAGATAAGAAAATTAGTGGTGTTAGAGGATGCATCAAAACGAGCAGAGGGCCTTGGTTGGTTCACAGAACCGCGAAAGATGGCAGTGTTGTGACTAGGTTCCGTTATCCATCTGATAGGGAGCGACAGAAAAATAAGCAAAGGGAGAAAAATCGTCGAAGAGTAGCTCACAAAATCTTTGCTGGACTACGAGCTCATGGAAACTACAAACTTCCTAAGCATGCAGACACCAATGATCTTCTCATGGCTCTATGTAAGGAAGCTGGATGGCATGTTGAAGAAGATGGCACCATTAAGGGGAAG GATCCGGTGAAGGACTTGCCAAGATTGATTGATGTAGACTCCGCTCAAGTTTCTATGGAAGATCAAACTAAAGAGGGAGACTATTGTAAATGTGAAGATCAAATCAAAAATGGAGAGTATTATTGTAAGTGTGAGGTTGACATGAACAATGTGGAAACCGAGAAAGGTAGGCCAGAAGGGTCGCTAACGTCATCTGCTTTTGATGTCAATTTGACTCTATCACTCTCTTCTTaa
- the LOC101268733 gene encoding protein trichome birefringence-like 34 isoform X1: protein MAEKLVHKSWIIQYNLHSVLGFLLLFFLFVSFYLIGDNSDGVNFLAINKSTRKNSSPKCDLFSGRWIFDNVSYPLYKEKQCSFMPDDFACHKFGRKDSKYHYWRWQPYHCDLPRFNAKGLLEKLKGKRVLFVGDSLNKNQWASMVCLIESSGIPSLNPPIWKGNLITFEVKEYNATIDFYWSPLLVESNCDDPVEHRVRDRIIRVEAIEKHARHWIDADILIFDSFTWWLESHMTLQWGSFNSSDAIHKKVEMKLRRYEMALRTWSDWLEFQIERKRTKLFFMSLSSSHKNGTDWGRGNDQNCYGETEPISRREYWGNESDINMMQIAEASVNELKRKGLDIQYLNITQLSEYRKDGHPSVYKRNWVAPTKEQLLNPRKNSDCVHWCLPGVPDVWNQILHAYIMDSSRELNE from the exons ATGGCAGAAAAATTAGTGCATAAATCATGgataattcaatataatttgCATTCTGTTTTAGGATTCCTcctcttgttctttctttttgtgtCTTTTTATCTTATAGGAGATAATAGTGATGGTGTTAATTTTCTGGCAATTAATAAGTCTACAAGGAAAAATTCATCTCCAAAATGTGATTTGTTTTCTGGAAGATGGATTTTTGATAATGTGTCATATCCTTTGtacaaagaaaaacaatgttCTTTCATGCCTGACGATTTTGCTTGCCAcaaatttggaagaaaagaCTCAAAATATCATTATTGGAGATGGCAACCTTATCATTGTGATCTTCCAag GTTTAATGCCAAGGGATTGTTGGAGAAGCTTAAAGGGAAGAGGGTGTTGTTTGTTGGGGATTCATTGAACAAGAATCAATGGGCTTCTATGGTATGCTTGATTGAATCCTCTGGAATTCCATCTCTCAACCCACCTATTTGGAAAGGCAACTTAATCACCTTTGAGGTCAAG GAATACAATGCAACAATTGATTTCTATTGGTCACCATTGCTAGTAGAATCCAATTGTGATGATCCGGTGGAGCATCGTGTCCGCGATCGAATTATCAGAGTTGAGGCCATTGAAAAACATGCTAGGCATTGGATTGATGCAGACATTCTCATCTTTGATTCCTTCACTTGGTGGCTTGAATCACATATGACACTTCA ATGGGGATCGTTTAACAGCTCCGATGCAATACACAAGAAGGTTGAAATGAAGCTACGGCGTTATGAGATGGCCTTAAGAACATGGTCAGATTGGTTGGAGTttcaaattgaaagaaaaaggACTAAATTGTTCTTCATGAGCCTCTCGTCTTCTCATAAAAA TGGTACAGATTGGGGCAGGGGAAATGATCAAAATTGCTATGGCGAAACAGAACCAATATCAAGAAGAGAGTATTGGGGTAACGAAAGTGATATAAATATGATGCAAATAGCAGAGGCCTCTGTAAATGAGCTGAAGAGAAAGGGATTAGACATACAATATCTCAACATAACACAACTCTCCGAGTATAGAAAAGACGGACACCCATCCGTTTACAAGAGGAATTGGGTTGCTCCAACAAAAGAACAACTGTTAAATCCAAGAAAAAATTCAGACTGTGTACATTGGTGCCTTCCTGGTGTGCCTGATGTTTGGAATCAGATTCTTCATGCCTACATAATGGATTCGTCAAGAGAATTAAACGAATAG
- the LOC101268733 gene encoding protein trichome birefringence-like 34 isoform X2 encodes MVLIFWQLISLQGKIHLQNVICFLEDGFLIMCHILCTKKNNVLSCLTILLATNLEEKTQNIIIGDGNLIIVIFQECRFNAKGLLEKLKGKRVLFVGDSLNKNQWASMVCLIESSGIPSLNPPIWKGNLITFEVKEYNATIDFYWSPLLVESNCDDPVEHRVRDRIIRVEAIEKHARHWIDADILIFDSFTWWLESHMTLQWGSFNSSDAIHKKVEMKLRRYEMALRTWSDWLEFQIERKRTKLFFMSLSSSHKNGTDWGRGNDQNCYGETEPISRREYWGNESDINMMQIAEASVNELKRKGLDIQYLNITQLSEYRKDGHPSVYKRNWVAPTKEQLLNPRKNSDCVHWCLPGVPDVWNQILHAYIMDSSRELNE; translated from the exons ATGGTGTTAATTTTCTGGCAATTAATAAGTCTACAAGGAAAAATTCATCTCCAAAATGTGATTTGTTTTCTGGAAGATGGATTTTTGATAATGTGTCATATCCTTTGtacaaagaaaaacaatgttCTTTCATGCCTGACGATTTTGCTTGCCAcaaatttggaagaaaagaCTCAAAATATCATTATTGGAGATGGCAACCTTATCATTGTGATCTTCCAag AGTGTAGGTTTAATGCCAAGGGATTGTTGGAGAAGCTTAAAGGGAAGAGGGTGTTGTTTGTTGGGGATTCATTGAACAAGAATCAATGGGCTTCTATGGTATGCTTGATTGAATCCTCTGGAATTCCATCTCTCAACCCACCTATTTGGAAAGGCAACTTAATCACCTTTGAGGTCAAG GAATACAATGCAACAATTGATTTCTATTGGTCACCATTGCTAGTAGAATCCAATTGTGATGATCCGGTGGAGCATCGTGTCCGCGATCGAATTATCAGAGTTGAGGCCATTGAAAAACATGCTAGGCATTGGATTGATGCAGACATTCTCATCTTTGATTCCTTCACTTGGTGGCTTGAATCACATATGACACTTCA ATGGGGATCGTTTAACAGCTCCGATGCAATACACAAGAAGGTTGAAATGAAGCTACGGCGTTATGAGATGGCCTTAAGAACATGGTCAGATTGGTTGGAGTttcaaattgaaagaaaaaggACTAAATTGTTCTTCATGAGCCTCTCGTCTTCTCATAAAAA TGGTACAGATTGGGGCAGGGGAAATGATCAAAATTGCTATGGCGAAACAGAACCAATATCAAGAAGAGAGTATTGGGGTAACGAAAGTGATATAAATATGATGCAAATAGCAGAGGCCTCTGTAAATGAGCTGAAGAGAAAGGGATTAGACATACAATATCTCAACATAACACAACTCTCCGAGTATAGAAAAGACGGACACCCATCCGTTTACAAGAGGAATTGGGTTGCTCCAACAAAAGAACAACTGTTAAATCCAAGAAAAAATTCAGACTGTGTACATTGGTGCCTTCCTGGTGTGCCTGATGTTTGGAATCAGATTCTTCATGCCTACATAATGGATTCGTCAAGAGAATTAAACGAATAG